The genomic interval GAGGTAAGTGTGTTAAAGTCGTCGAGAACTAAAATATGTGCATACTACATCCGCTTGGAATTCGAATTGGAAGTGCTGCATTTGAATTTCAATCACATTTTGGTggctctctctttctctcccATCTCCCCCCTCCCTTATGCAAGACTTGTTGCTCTCCGCGTGGTGTTATTGCAGTTGTTGTACTTGCTCTGCTTTTTGGTTACTGTTACACAATTCGCTATAGCAACAGTACGCACTTTTGCAGAATAAGAGGAAGAGAGAGACAGACAGAGAGAGGGAGGCCAAACTAATACAGTGCACTTTCGCAAAGTAAACCAACATAGTAAACCGAAAGAAGtacaaaaaatgaataataaatacaCAAAACAAATGTATTTCTCTATCGAGCCCGCACTGTACTTGTTTTTTGTATGGACCCCATTTGAAAACTTGATTTTAAGCTGGGccttttaataatttttgtgTTAATTGCACTGAGCCACCTTTGATCGTGCTCGAAGTGAAGGCCACCTGTGTGCTGCTGGCATTCCAATTTGAAATTACTTGACTTATTTGCGAGCTAAGTGCCCTACTCTCTCCTTCTCTCGGTCCATTTGCATTTAGCATTTAATAGGCACTCtattaaacaattaaacaatCTCCCCCCTTTTCAGCTCGCTCTGATTCAGACCAAACATGTCATCGGCCGCCTTCAGAAGCTATATCCCAAGCAGAAATTCGAGATCCGTAAGTGAAAGTCGTGGTTGATAAACATTGGGGCACCGGGAAATATTGGAAACTCATGATCAGCAAACTGGAAGAGAGTTGGAAGTGCTTACATACATGCAAACAGGGCAGTCATGCTGCACAGGGGCATTTGGAAACTGGACGCGAAGCATGACTTGTGGAAATTCCAGCAGGAGCCATGCTTATCTCGCGTTCTGATAGTGGTCAAAACAAATGTTTCGACTGTTTAAATAGGATTGCATACGATCGGCTTGAGCATATCGGCTTCTCTGAATTCCCTGCTCTCGCTCTTTCGTCATCTCTTTTCCACTCACGCGCCATTTGCGGATGTTTGCTCAATGTCAATGgctgtgctgttgttgttgctcccgAGATTAGGGAATGCCAAAAAATGTTAACTCACACATGCGCGCAAACATACAGTAGCGGGCAAGTAATCAGCACTAGAGATAATTATTATTCTTCGGAAGTACCAAACTGTTTTGGCCATATAAATTCTGTTGGCTTTAACCAGTCATTATTTGCCTAAACTACATTACGTGAGAATTTTTGTTTGTATGAAATGATACGAAATTCGATCGGTCTATCTCTGATCGGAGTTAAATATTCGATAAGAGTCGCACTTTCTGGCGACATTATGGGGAATCAgttgaaattttatttgcacGGGCATGTTGAGTACCTTTGAACCCGATAAGATTGGCCAGTTTATGGAAATACATTTAGATGCACCCACGATGAGTCAGTCGTTGTGGCTTTATCATGGCTAGCACCAACGTAATCTATTTGAAATTGATGTAGTTCACTTACCCTATccatatttcattaaaatgaaatttgccAAGTGCTTTACTCAACGCCTCGCACGCAAATTGCCTCTTTGATATACGCTTTTATTCAAATTCTATTCCCGGTCCGATAAGCAAAACATTTGGAAAAGACATTATCGTGGCGTGTCCATAATAGGAAAGGGGGAATTGGGGAGATATACGTATTCCGTTTGCATGTCTCGCTTGATTGCTGTCATAAAGTGGGGAACCTGGGGTGCTACTGGGTTCCTTATCAGGTGATGATGACATACAAACTGCAATTATGGAAACGCCATCCTTAGATTATTGATCTAAGATGTCGTTTCAAGTGGGTGCCATTTTTGAGGTCAGAAGAAGTAAATTGTTTACGATAATGAATATGAAATCGCTTATcaaagttaaatatttaataagatAAATACAAAACGCTTTGTTGTTTCAACCGGTCCAATTGTATTTTACAGACACCATGTCGACATTTGGCGATCGTGTGCTGAACGTTTCACTTCCTAAGATTGGCGAGAAGAGCCTGTTCACCCGCGACCTCGAGGATGCGCTGCGCAACGGGGGCGTGGACTTTGTGGTGCACTCCCTCAAGGATCTGCCAACAGCCCTGCCAACAGGAATGGCCATCGGAGCCGTGCTGGAGCGAGAAGATGCGCGGGATGCGCTGGTTCTGCGGGAGAACTTTAAGGGCCACACGATAGCCTCGCTTCCAAAGGGCAGCGTGATTGGTGGGTGTGACTAATATAACTTATTGTGATTAAACTGATGCAAATGTACCCTATATCCACAGGAACCTCATCTCTTCGTCGCACGGCCCAGATCCGCAGGATGTATCCCCATTTGACGGTGTGCGACATCCGCGGAAATCTAAATACTCGACTGGCCAAGCTGGATGCAGCCGATTCCAAGTTCTCCGGCATCATTCTCGCTCAGGCCGGCTTGGTGAGAATGGGCTGGATGAGTCGCATTAGCCAGGTGCTGGAGCCGACCGACTTGCTCTATGCTGTTGGCCAAGGAGCCCTGGCCGTGGAGTGTCGGGCTAATGACGACCAAGTGCTGGCCATGCTGCAGAAACTAATGTGCCTGAATACAACGTGCCGCATCCTAGCAGAACGAAGCTTCCTCAAGACTTTGGGAGGTGGTTGCTCCGCCCCCGTGGCAGTTTGGAGCAACTTAAAGGGCGAGCCCTTGAATGGAAACAGCCAGGAGGTGGGACTATCGCTCACCGGTGCAGTTTGGAGCCTGGATGGTGCCATAGAGATACGGAACCACCTGGCGTGTGCCTTAAATGAACAAAAATTGGAGGGGGACCAACGGAAACGAGGTGCCCAGGGGGCCACCAGCCAGTTGCAGGAGGAGACCAGCAGTAGCTGCGATTCTCCTCCGGCCACGAAGCGTGCCAGAAATGGCAACGACAGTTCCGGATCGGACTCGAATTCCAGCAGTCCGCGCCAGCAAGGCAGCCCTCCAGTGATCTGTGAGGATGCGGCTGCTTGCGAAGCTCTCTCCGGTTACACTGTGGATCAGCTTTCGGATCTGGCCAGTCACTGCCCAGTGCTGAGTAACAACAATGCTGTGGGACCTACCGGAGTTGGTGGTGGCGATGCGGATACTAACAATGTGAATACTACTCCCCGTCAGTGCCCTCTTCGTTTGGTGGGTGGTCAGGAAGTGATGGGCCAGTGCCCAGTGCCGCACAATCAGGCAAGGGCTCCTGCCAAATGTCCAGTAGCGCATGCAGACTCTGGGGATTCCTTCAGCGCCAAGAGTGGTAGCGGAGGGGGATCGGCCACCACTGCTCACTGTCCACTACAGATGCCCGTGGGACAGGACTTCATGGGCGAATGTCCGTACGTTAACAACGATGTGAAGGTTTCCTTTGCCCAAGCTGGAAAGTGTCCAGTGACTGGCGGTGTGGCAGGGGCACCAGCCTCTATTCTGCCCACGCCACCGAGCAGCAGAGCTAGTAATGCCAGCAGCACTGGCGACGAAGTAGATAATGTGGCAACTTCCTCCAAGTGTCCCTTTGCGGCAATGCATCAGGGCAGCGGTCTGGAGGCGCCGGCTAAGGACAACGGAAACGCAGCCCCAGCCAAGTGCCCGTTCCTGCAGAAAACGGTCCAAATGTTCGACTACGCCGACGAGGAGCAGCCGACGCCGCAGCACTCGGTGCTCATTGAGGATGTGGAAAACCTGTTCTGCGGTCTCTACCAGCACGCCTGTCACAGTCGGGGCATCTACGAGAAGGCCAACCAGTTGGGCAAGACGCTGGCGGAGGACCTGATCAAGCGCGGCGCCCTCGACGTGATGAAGGTGGCCCAGGCAGAGATTCACGGCAAAGTGGCGTCGTCTTGAGCCGGTCATCAACATCATCGTTTACATTAAGTAGAAAAGTGTAACTAgacaaaatgtttttaatttccgCCTCGTTGTTGAACTCCCGTGGAGAACTCATGCTTCCCCTGATTTAACATCGGTATTGTATTCAATCCTTCTGCTCTCCCCGGCGAATGCATCGTTATTGGTTGGTTTCCGCGTAAACGttattttagttttgtttttgtttcgggAATATgacaaataaatgtataagtgAACTCATATTGTGTAATTTTCTCTCTTCAGGGATTGAAACAAGCAATTTCTTAgcttttttccattttttattAACAGTTCATCGCTCAGTACAAATAAGTTTATTACattcaaattaatttatatactCATGGCGAGTACAagttataaaaaaatgttataataTTCAACATAAACTTATCTTTCAAATCGCACTTAACAATAGTTAAAAATGTATGAAGTAACCTTGTTATGAATTGCAGTTTTCATCGACTTTTAACTTTATATAGCCCCTTTTAAAGTTAACCATTGAAAATTCAAAGAATTATACTAATACTAAGCAATATGCTAACGTAAAACTACATTGGTCAAgagaatgaaatgaaaaacaaataaaaataaaagaaatctAGTGCAACTCGTGGCGCTTGCGCAGGTGCGAGCAGAGGAAGTTGGCCTCCGAGAAGACCTTCTTGCACTTGGCCACGCCGCACGGAAGCCCACTTTCGGAACCACAGTTCGAGAAGTGAGCCACGTAATCAATTTGGGTCTGGTAGACTTCCTTGCATATAGTGCACCGTAGTTGGGAAGCGTGCTTCTTCTCCATGTGCGAGTCCAAGCGTTGACGCGATTTGACGAACTTCCCGCACTGATCGCAGCTGAGGGTGGACTCGTCGGCGGTTGAGTCACCAATGGACTCCAGGCGAGCCTTTTTGTGCGGCTTCACGTTGTAGTTGATTTCTTCCACTATGTCTACATCAGATGAGGGGAACGTGTCCTCAGATTTGTCttgtttttttcgtttttctgACCTGGCAGGAGAATTGCCATTGGTTGTGGACACAGACAGATCTATATGACTGACCTTCTTAGTCTTCTTAGCTGGCGACCGAGGTGCAATCATGCCTCCTTCGACCTGGTGCTCAATGTCGTTCCTGGGTCGTATAATCTGTTCTTCTACGGGGCcttcatcctcctcctcaGTGTTGTCAGTCTTAAAAGCGTCTATAATTTCCACAACCTCATACTCTTCTTGCAGAATCTTTCGGTTGGTGGACCTTGCGCCTTTAGTAGGGCTTTGCAGCGATTTCTTAGGTCCTTCAACATTCTCGGCCGTGTTTTCAATCTGAGTCGTACCCAGAATGTCTACGTCCTCATCCTCTTCCTGCAGAATCTTTCGCTTGCTGGAGTTCGACGCTTCCGCACCGTCGTTATGTAGAGTCATGTGCGTTTTCAGGGACTGTTTGGTGGCCAGACTCTTCTCGCAGACGTGGCACTTGAAAACCTTTGGCTTGTCGATGCCGTGGACGGACGTCATGTGCTCCTGCATCTGCTTGGCGGTCACCAGCTCAGAGTCGCAGATGTCGCACTGAAAATTATTCGAATCCGCCCTCGGAGTGGAGGCGCTGGATCCATTGATGGCAAATGTGTATTCCGAATCCATTACGTTCTCTAACATCCTTTTCTTCATCAAAGACTCATTTAGTGCTTTAAAGGAGGCGATTTTGGTTGCCTGGGTCTGGTCTGCGTCCTCAATGTCGGTGCTCTTTTTGTTGTTCACTTCTTGGTCGTCGATTTTCTTAACCACTTTGGTTTCTTTGGACTTTCCTTCTTTTGGCTTCTTGCTTTGACTCACAGCATTGCGATCCTTTGCCTTGGTCTCAATTTTTTTCTTGGCCCCTGACTTAGCCTCTTTTTCCTTGCTTTCCTTCGCCTTAGTCTTGCCCTCGGCCTCAAAAGTGCGTGAGTGAGTGTCCTTTAGATGGTTTTTCAAGGTCTTAAGCACGCCGAAAGTCTTAATACACAAGGCACAGGAGTATATGCGCGGTCTTTGAAGACCATGCTCCTTCTGCAGGTGCTCCTTGTACTGTTTGGGAAACTTTGAGCGAAAATCGCACTCTGGACACTGAAAGTTATTTGTGTTAATGGTGATAGGACCTTTATTCGAGTCCTCCTCTTCCTCGCTCTCGGTCAGCACTTCGATGGCATCATTGTCGCCGTTGCCAAAGAGATTAAGGAAAGCCTTCTTAGTGGACGACACCTCTTTGGCGGGCGTCAGCTTCACGGAATCGTTAAGATTGTCCTCGAAGAGTCGAGATATCTGCTTTTTAGGAGTCTTATCGAGTTTCTTGGGCGAAGCACTAATGATCTCGATTTCTGTATTAGCTCCATTCACAAAGCTTGGCGGGAAAGCCGCTATGGACTTGCTGCGCTGACGGAGGGTGGTGTTCTTCTTTGGCACCTTAACCGCCTTCTTATCGTTTTCCGGCTCCTCTTTTTCCGCTACCTTGCTATTCTTGGCGGACTGGACCTGTATCCTGTCCACCGTCTCGCGGACCTTATCGATTAGTGCCGCGCTGGACATAAATGTGGAGGTGCAGACGAAGCATATCTTGATCGGCAATGATGATGGGATCTGAAATGGGATGGGAGGATTCAGATGACGATAAGGGAAATCAGAATGCCGCCATTTCCAACTCACGCTTCTGTGGGTGATGGTCTCCAGTACGTCTGTTATTTTCCTGCCCAGGAACACCTTCTGACCTGAAAAAACGCTCTTGGACCCTTGGCTTGTGCCGCAGTGGTCGCATTGCACCTCTTTTCGCGCCTTGACCATATTTTCACTAAGTTTtccagcaaaaacaaaaccagaaataaaagaacgtgcgcacgtttttttttgcggGGCTACAGTTATCAAACACAGCTAGCAATGTTAATCGACTGCAGTGCTGCCAGACCGAGTCACCCAAATATACTACATAGCTAGTGTGCTTATATATTATGGTTGCACTTCAAACGAAGCAACTGCATGGTTCACAGAACGAATCCTAATGATTTTTGCTTCAAATTCAGAAAGTCAACAGTTATAAAACTATACATAATGGCAGTAGCAACTTTGAAAAACGTTAAACGTTAAAACGTAAACCAAAGCAGTATATTGTGCATTTCGGTCACACTAAGCTTAACATTCTGTTAATGCTCACATCGCGTTATGCAACAGCTTTGCGCGTCGATATATAATCGATAACTCTGAACTTGGTGTgcaatttaaaaatagtttattTTGGCATTAGAAGCTACAGTAATGCAAAATGatatgtttagtttatttcttTGTGTTGGTGCTGACCTGGATGGGCTGTGCCGTTACTTTGTCTTGGATTTTTTGAGTCGGTTCCCGCGCCTGCAAACAAAGAGATGGAAAATGTTGTGAATGACAAGGGCATGGCAAGGAATACGCCAGGATCAAGGGGTTCGCAGTTTTCATGTCTTAAACGTATAGCTTTATTTGAATACTTTCTCTGCTCCTCGTTTCTCTCTCTCATAGGCATAATATTGTATAGTACTGTGTTGTGTTGGATTTGTTTCAGTGTACGGTTGGTGTACTTAGCCGACGTTTAGTTAACTAGGCATTACTAAAGGTATTGTTCATGTTGTTTCTGTTAATATacttaatataaatatgtatttccTTTATTAGTTATCCTCCTGGGCCCATCCGATCTCATATGGATTCGTAGTGCCTCGCTTTCGTGGGTGGTTACTTGAATTTCGTTAAATTGTGGGTTacacatataaaaaatatttgcgtCCTCTCACGCTACAcgtttatataaatatgtttcTTGGGATTGGGACTGCACACTTACTCTACTGGAAAAACCATTGAATAGTCTTTCGCCTTCTTCCTTCTCGCGTTCTAATACAAAATGGTTTAGCTATGACAAAACCTGGATTATAATTAAATCATACACCTATACTTCGCTTAGCGACTTAGTAAACCGATTTTagtttaatttgatttgcaaCTAGCCACTAGCAACAAGTCCACGGTCACAGTTTGAAAAAAGAATCACTTTATTTTGATTTCAGATCTATCGGGGGAAGTGCGCGAAATGAACAATTTTGATTATAAAACTCCTTAAAAGCGTTAAACGAGATATAGGTGTACATCGAGCTGTTTTGTTTATCCGTAAGTTATTGCTTTAATGGAGCTGAATTTCGATTCATAAATAAAGTGCTCGTTTAAAGGGGAgggtttttaattttaaacacaatTCAAAGTTAGTGGTAGTGGGCGGGAGGCAAAGTAAAATTAAGAGTCGTTTAGGACTTCGTACAATTCTCCGATTCGGTTCTTTTTGGCACATTGCTGCACTTTATATTTTGCCATGTACTACAACAAGTGGTTATGTCTCATAAtcttcataaataaatatacataggTCGTATGCTATAAGAAATTGCTGTACAACAACAAGTGAAGCGTGTAGTGGGTGGTTGTCTGGTGCTTGAAACATCGGTAGTTATGATATTCATAATAATTTAAGCATAGCGAGCAAGTAGGGTGAGCTTTGCATTTGGTGTGGCTCGTTTGGGGCATCTGGTCGGTTGTTATCAATCCATTTTTAGAGtgtagaaaataaatttgatctAAAATGTCAGTCTATTGCGCAAAATCTACATTTGACGTGATTTCTACCCGATTTTCgttagtttagtttagttgcttgttttgttttgtttgtttcttttgttttccttcTTGTATTTCGTATATAAAAAATTCCCTAATATTTATGCATCGTGTATCGTTCGTTCAGCTCAATCAATCCGCCATCCACAATCCGTGTGCGATTGCGTGGCGTTGCGATGCGATTCCGTCCGATCTCTGATCCTTTCCGATCCGTTGCACGTCGTCCTTGATTCGTGCCCGCATTAGATGCCGGGTCTGGCGGACGAGCAGGTGGGGATCGGAGGTCGGAAATCGGGTATCAGGGGGGAATCGGTCTCCTACGGCAACTAAATACGTCATACAGCTATTGCTACTACTCATCTACGGCTACTTAGTGGCTACGGGGCACTTAACCTAGCTTCGTGTATGCGTAGGCGCAGATCACGCCCACCACAACACCAGCGGCAATATATGTGAGTAATGACCTTCGTTTCTTTGCCGCCAGCTGGTTGTCCTCGTTCTCCCGCTTCTTCCGCTTCATGTCGTTGACCTTCTGCTCCAGGCTGGCCTGGTATTCGTTGCGTTTTCGCCGCTTTAGCTCGTTTTCGGGACTGAGAAGAACAAATTGGGAGAGGATTAGAAGGATTGTCGAGCTTTAAATGACGTTGTATTTGACTAGATTTATACCTGGCTGGGAGCTGGCCTGGAATTGGATCGATGCCGTTCGCCTTGTGCTGCTCGTCGACTGGCACCGCTGGCTTCTCGTTGTTGGCATTGACATCGTCGGCATGTGGCTGTGTTGTTGCGGGCACGTGACCATTAACTGGATCGGCATCGTGCTCGTTAATGGTTTCGTACTCCTCATCCTCATCTGTGTCGtcctcgtcatcgtcatccAGCAAGTAATCCTCATCGCTGTCCGATTCGTTGAAAGCCCTCACGGGTAATGGCGGCAAGGGACGACTGTCGGCCACCTCGGCGTCGTGGATCATGTCGTGCTGGTTAATGAAGTTGTTCAGGGCGTCCTTGCTCAGCTCTTTGCCGATACTCTCAGCTCCATTAGCTTGGGCCGCGCGCATGTTGAGCGAAAGTATACCGCCGGAATTGGGGGCCAGTGGCAGGTTAAGCGATTGGACGCGTGGCGGCAATGGCGGCGGCAGCTCATCCAGTGTGTGAGTCTCTGTGTCGTTGCTAATAAGGGGTTCTTCAGCGTCAAGAAAGGTCTGAAGAGAAATCGAAAGTTCTAATTAGTCACGGAAAATAATCAGGGCTTCCACAGAAATCTCTGCAAACCAAAAACAATGGTTTcttttttaaatcaattaaaaaataatcattaATCTGATACTAGATCACATAATAAAAgacaaaaccaaacataatacagcagttttcaaaaataatcataaTTCCATTAAACAATTAAAGGATCAATATGAATTCTAGTAACCGTACAAGCTTAGAGATTTCTGTGACCCCCCAGAAGAAATAGCGATGTGCAATGTATACGGCGGTGCTTGGCAGCCCCCAAGTTTGACTCCCAAACGCCGACCGCTGGTCGCGCATACATACGGGATCGTGCAGCTTTTTAATGCCCTCGATGATCGCCTGGTAGGAGAAGTCCAGCTGGTCGGCGGTCTGTATGAGGCCCATGCGGTAGCTGCGCAGCTCGCAGAGCACCTTGGACACATTGCACTCTCCGTACTTGTCTATCAGGACCAGGCAGCAGTCCACCAGGCAAAAGGTGCCCGACCGCCCGATTCCGGCACTGCAGTGCACAACGGCTGGACCCACGTCGCGGCTGAGGCAGCCGGAGTCGCGAACCTGCTGCAAGAACTTAAGGAATGCGTTCGGCGAGCTGGGAATGCCAAAGTCCGGCCATGTGGTGTAGTGGAACTGCATCACTTCACGACTCTGCTGCGTTTCGAGA from Drosophila mauritiana strain mau12 chromosome 3L, ASM438214v1, whole genome shotgun sequence carries:
- the LOC117139657 gene encoding uncharacterized protein LOC117139657, which gives rise to MSAQEKVIRVGSRKSELALIQTKHVIGRLQKLYPKQKFEIHTMSTFGDRVLNVSLPKIGEKSLFTRDLEDALRNGGVDFVVHSLKDLPTALPTGMAIGAVLEREDARDALVLRENFKGHTIASLPKGSVIGTSSLRRTAQIRRMYPHLTVCDIRGNLNTRLAKLDAADSKFSGIILAQAGLVRMGWMSRISQVLEPTDLLYAVGQGALAVECRANDDQVLAMLQKLMCLNTTCRILAERSFLKTLGGGCSAPVAVWSNLKGEPLNGNSQEVGLSLTGAVWSLDGAIEIRNHLACALNEQKLEGDQRKRGAQGATSQLQEETSSSCDSPPATKRARNGNDSSGSDSNSSSPRQQGSPPVICEDAAACEALSGYTVDQLSDLASHCPVLSNNNAVGPTGVGGGDADTNNVNTTPRQCPLRLVGGQEVMGQCPVPHNQARAPAKCPVAHADSGDSFSAKSGSGGGSATTAHCPLQMPVGQDFMGECPYVNNDVKVSFAQAGKCPVTGGVAGAPASILPTPPSSRASNASSTGDEVDNVATSSKCPFAAMHQGSGLEAPAKDNGNAAPAKCPFLQKTVQMFDYADEEQPTPQHSVLIEDVENLFCGLYQHACHSRGIYEKANQLGKTLAEDLIKRGALDVMKVAQAEIHGKVASS
- the LOC117139658 gene encoding tyrosine-protein phosphatase non-receptor type 61F isoform X2, translating into MSEQKTSGSGSAAAARLQIEAEYKDKGPQWHRFYKEICETCDREAKEKQFSTSESERHTNRGLNRYRDVNPYDHSRIVLNRGSVDYINANLVQLERAERQYILTQGPLVDTVGHFWLMVWEQKSRAVLMLNKLMEKKQIKCHLYWPNEMGADKALKLPHVKLTVELVRLETYQNFVRRWFKLTDLETQQSREVMQFHYTTWPDFGIPSSPNAFLKFLQQVRDSGCLSRDVGPAVVHCSAGIGRSGTFCLVDCCLVLIDKYGECNVSKVLCELRSYRMGLIQTADQLDFSYQAIIEGIKKLHDPTFLDAEEPLISNDTETHTLDELPPPLPPRVQSLNLPLAPNSGGILSLNMRAAQANGAESIGKELSKDALNNFINQHDMIHDAEVADSRPLPPLPVRAFNESDSDEDYLLDDDDEDDTDEDEEYETINEHDADPVNGHVPATTQPHADDVNANNEKPAVPVDEQHKANGIDPIPGQLPASPENELKRRKRNEYQASLEQKVNDMKRKKRENEDNQLAAKKRRRGNRLKKSKTK
- the LOC117139656 gene encoding zinc finger protein CG2199; translation: MVKARKEVQCDHCGTSQGSKSVFSGQKVFLGRKITDVLETITHRSIPSSLPIKICFVCTSTFMSSAALIDKVRETVDRIQVQSAKNSKVAEKEEPENDKKAVKVPKKNTTLRQRSKSIAAFPPSFVNGANTEIEIISASPKKLDKTPKKQISRLFEDNLNDSVKLTPAKEVSSTKKAFLNLFGNGDNDAIEVLTESEEEEDSNKGPITINTNNFQCPECDFRSKFPKQYKEHLQKEHGLQRPRIYSCALCIKTFGVLKTLKNHLKDTHSRTFEAEGKTKAKESKEKEAKSGAKKKIETKAKDRNAVSQSKKPKEGKSKETKVVKKIDDQEVNNKKSTDIEDADQTQATKIASFKALNESLMKKRMLENVMDSEYTFAINGSSASTPRADSNNFQCDICDSELVTAKQMQEHMTSVHGIDKPKVFKCHVCEKSLATKQSLKTHMTLHNDGAEASNSSKRKILQEEDEDVDILGTTQIENTAENVEGPKKSLQSPTKGARSTNRKILQEEYEVVEIIDAFKTDNTEEEDEGPVEEQIIRPRNDIEHQVEGGMIAPRSPAKKTKKVSHIDLSVSTTNGNSPARSEKRKKQDKSEDTFPSSDVDIVEEINYNVKPHKKARLESIGDSTADESTLSCDQCGKFVKSRQRLDSHMEKKHASQLRCTICKEVYQTQIDYVAHFSNCGSESGLPCGVAKCKKVFSEANFLCSHLRKRHELH
- the LOC117139658 gene encoding tyrosine-protein phosphatase non-receptor type 61F isoform X1; translation: MSEQKTSGSGSAAAARLQIEAEYKDKGPQWHRFYKEICETCDREAKEKQFSTSESERHTNRGLNRYRDVNPYDHSRIVLNRGSVDYINANLVQLERAERQYILTQGPLVDTVGHFWLMVWEQKSRAVLMLNKLMEKKQIKCHLYWPNEMGADKALKLPHVKLTVELVRLETYQNFVRRWFKLTDLETQQSREVMQFHYTTWPDFGIPSSPNAFLKFLQQVRDSGCLSRDVGPAVVHCSAGIGRSGTFCLVDCCLVLIDKYGECNVSKVLCELRSYRMGLIQTADQLDFSYQAIIEGIKKLHDPTFLDAEEPLISNDTETHTLDELPPPLPPRVQSLNLPLAPNSGGILSLNMRAAQANGAESIGKELSKDALNNFINQHDMIHDAEVADSRPLPPLPVRAFNESDSDEDYLLDDDDEDDTDEDEEYETINEHDADPVNGHVPATTQPHADDVNANNEKPAVPVDEQHKANGIDPIPGQLPASPENELKRRKRNEYQASLEQKVNDMKRKKRENEDNQLAAKKRRSLLTYIAAGVVVGVICAYAYTKLG